From the genome of Xyrauchen texanus isolate HMW12.3.18 chromosome 22, RBS_HiC_50CHRs, whole genome shotgun sequence, one region includes:
- the LOC127662333 gene encoding uncharacterized protein LOC127662333: protein MNSQNCAGYFLNEILQPPTLDEFESVFGSVFPMSYEVQGQLEIRGGFSIRIMNSSWRDLANTNVFHKGEQLYLQVSASPGPGQQLYVQSCHASSSPDPADKPEVALIINNGCVASKESLVKFVYRRSDIVNLVLHASSLKSKKVYLHCSLSLSDLGLTSNTKFCNYNKLKSSWVDLGGRTSVCKCCGRSCRSLSERGDLPVFLELTAVVSTGPLIIDNQQTEPQATQLALSDSTTKSSPTVKNFSDKKSIMAGASFSKSSTENVGNGSPWPVLPSFGRGVMVISQGLGGASSVWLPELLDLQLNPVIDFGVGYTEYPAVVDLTFQSDDPFRRSKPEEWHKAKEQPVDGQHWEFAVDEGNAYVKAVDSHDRAEDRFGKQDLADVSHLNKIEREPVVTEEKDQLEQPQLKPSQSLSIDQMPTNKVIEGTENGRTEDEGEMVFRQAEMVFKGAKGTKSSEPLLLSKLSLKAAADGSSSLNYEEQKRPGMSKKNTNAHQLKMDVEKSQKDEKMDEKACKIKDLVSSLLDGLRGLWTM from the exons ATGAACAGTCAGAACTGTGCAG GGTATTTTCTTAATGAAATCCTCCAACCTCCCACTTTGGATGAATTTGAATCGGTGTTTGGATCTGTGTTTCCAATGTCATATGAAGTACAGGGTCAACTGGAGATACGTGGTGGCTTTTCGATAAGAATCATGAACT CATCTTGGCGGGATCTGGCAAATACTAACGTGTTCCACAAAGGAGAGCAGTTGTATCTGCAGGTGTCTGCCTCACCTGGCCCTGGTCAGCAGCTTTATGTCCAGTCCTGCCATGCTTCCTCCTCTCCAGACCCAGCTGACAAGCCTGAAGTCGCCCTTATCATTAACAATGG ATGTGTGGCATCCAAAGAGTCTTTGGTGAAGTTTGTGTATCGACGGAGTGACATAGTCAATTTGGTTCTTCATGCATCCAGTTTAAAGTCTAAAAAA GTTTATCTTCActgcagtctctctctttctgatttGGGTTTGACCTCCAACACCAAATTCTGCAACTATAACAAGCTCAAGTCCAG TTGGGTTGACCTGGGTGGCCGAACCTCAGTGTGTAAGTGTTGTGGAAGAAGCTGTAGAAGCTTGTCTGAGCGTGGGGACCTGC CTGTCTTTTTAGAATTGACTGCAGTAGTAAGCACTGGCCCGCTAATTATTGACAATCAACAAACCGAGCCACAGGCCACACAATTGGCCCTGTCAGACAGCACCACTAAGTCCAGTCCTACCGTCAAAAACTTTTCTGATAAGAAATCGATCATGGCAGGTGCCTCTTTCTCCAAAAGCTCTACAGAAAATGTGGGCAATGGCTCCCCCTGGCCTGTTCTGCCTAGTTTTGGACGTGGCGTGATGGTCATTAGCCAGGGACTGGGAGGTGCTTCATCAGTGTGGCTACCAGAGCTTCTAGATCTTCAGTTAAACCCTGTGATTGACTTTGGAGTCGGTTAcacagaatatcctgcagttgtTGATTTAACCTTTCAAAGTGATGACCCCTTCAGAAGGTCGAAACCAGAAGAATGGCACAAGGCAAAAGAACAGCCTGTTGATGGTCAGCACTGGGAGTTTGCTGTGGATGAAGGGAATGCTTATGTGAAAGCTGTTGATTCACATGATCGTGCAGAAGACCGGTTTGGCAAGCAGGACCTTGCAGATGTTTCCCACTTAAATAAGATTGAGAGGGAACCTGTTGTGACTGAAGAAAAGGATCAGCTAGAGCAACCTCAACTTAAACCTTCCCAAAGTCTATCAATTGACCAAATGCCTACAAATAAGGTAATTGAGGGCACTGAGAATGGGAGGACAGAGGATGAGGGAGAAATGGTTTTCAGACAGGCTGAGATGGTCTTTAAAGGGGCTAAAGGAACCAAATCATCAGAGCCACTTCTGTTGTCTAAACTGAGTCTGAAAGCAGCTGCAGATGGTTCCAGTTCTCTCAATTATGAAGAGCAGAAGAGGCCTGGTATGAGCAAAAAGAACACAAATGCGCACCAACTGAAGATGGATGTTGAGAAGAGCCAAAAGGATGAGAAAATGGATGAGAAAGCTTGTAAAATCAAAGACCTTGTTTCATCCCTGTTAGATGGATTGAG GGGACTGTGGACGATGTGA
- the LOC127662246 gene encoding tyrosine-protein kinase Lck-like yields MGNCGSFDPEDEFSYHPDEWCDQCNCPKPPPNQSYDPLIPYPSQYTPPPLSPLPENLVVAIYKYEPSHSDDLGFAKGEKMKILNEDDPEWYMAESLSTGQRGYIPQNFVAKLNTMESEPWFFKNLSRNDAMRQLLAPGNTQGSFLIRESETTPGSFSLSVRDLDHTQGDIIKHYRIRNLDAGGFYITTKISFNSLSELIKHYSRESDGLCTRLVKPCQTRVPQKPWWHDEWEVPRESLKLESRLGQGQFGEVWMGLYNNSRRVAIKNLKPGTMSISAFLVEANLMKTLQHPRLVRLFAVVTQEPIYIITEYMENGSLVDFLKTPEGCNLTINTLIDMSAQVAEGMAFIEQKNYIHRDLRAANILVSEEHICKIADFGLARFIENNEYTAREGAKFPIKWTAPEAINFGTFSIKSDVWSFGVLLTEIVTYGRIPYPGMTNPEVIANLERGYRMPCPDNCPEALYNIMKHCWTLNPDNRPTFEYLRSVLEDFFTATETQYQEQPC; encoded by the exons ATGGGGAACTGTGGCTCGTTTGATCCTGAAGATGAATTCTCCTACCATCCAGACGAATGGTGTGACCAGTGTAACTGCCCAAAGCCTCCACCCAATCAG TCCTATGATCCTCTGATCCCGTATCCATCCCAGTACACACCTCCACCATTATCTCCTCTTCCGG AGAACCTGGTGGTAGCAATATACAAATATGAGCCAAGCCACAGTGATGACCTTGGCTTTGCGAAGGGGGAGAAGATGAAAATCCTAAATGA GGATGACCCTGAATGGTACATGGCCGAGTCTCTGTCTACTGGGCAGAGGGGATATATACCACaaaattttgtagcaaaactgaACACCATGGAGTCAGAACC GTGGTTCTTCAAAAATCTCTCCAGGAATGATGCCATGAGGCAATTACTGGCCCCTGGTAACACACAGGGCTCCTTCCTCATCAGAGAGAGTGAGACCACACCAG GCAGTTTCTCACTATCCGTGAGAGACCTGGATCACACGCAGGGTGACATCATCAAGCACTACAGAATCCGCAACCTGGACGCAGGCGGATTCTACATAACCACCAAGATCTCCTTTAACTCCCTCTCAGAGCTCATCAAACATTATTCAC gAGAGTCTGATGGACTGTGCACTCGGTTGGTGAAGCCGTGTCAGACTCGAGTACCTCAGAAGCCCTGGTGGCACGACGAGTGGGAAGTGCCCCGTGAATCTCTCAAACTAGAGTCTAGACTGGGCCAGGGGCAGTTTGGAGAAGTGTGGATGG GGTTGTATAATAACAGTCGTCGAGTGGCTATCAAGAATCTCAAGCCAGGCACCATGTCCATCAGTGCTTTCCTGGTGGAGGCAAACCTGATGAAGACCTTGCAGCACCCTCGACTAGTGCGTCTTTTTGCTGTAGTCACACAGGAACCCATTTACATCATCACAGAGTATATGGAGaatg GCAGCCTGGTAGATTTTCTGAAGACTCCAGAAGGATGCAATTTAACCATCAATACACTGATAGATATGTCTGCCCAG GTCGCAGAGGGAATGGCTTTCATAGAGCAGAAAAACTACATTCATCGAGACCTTAGAGCTGCCAACATTTTGGTTTCTGAAGAGCACATTTGCAAAATAGCTGATTTCGGCCTCGCCCGCTTCATTGAAAATAACGAATATACAGCCAGAGAAG GTGCAAAGTTTCCTATCAAATGGACGGCGCCTGAGGCCATAAACTTCGGTACCTTTTCGATCAAATCAGATGTCTGGTCGTTTGGAGTGCTGCTGACAGAAATAGTTACATATGGAAGAATCCCATATCCAG GAATGACAAACCCAGAGGTGATCGCAAACCTTGAGAGAGGGTACCGCATGCCTTGCCCTGATAACTGCCCTGAGGCTCTCTATAACATCATGAAACATTGCTGGACATTAAACCCAGACAACCGACCCACATTTGAATACCTGCGCAGCGTACTGGAGGACTTTTTTactgccacagagacacagtatcAGGAGCAGCCCTGCTGA